The following coding sequences are from one Rattus rattus isolate New Zealand chromosome 11, Rrattus_CSIRO_v1, whole genome shotgun sequence window:
- the LOC116912706 gene encoding WD repeat-containing protein 82-like has translation MVNLKSNNPLKIGVCNGEMVISSSDDDSIVLYDCQEGKPNRTLYSKKYGVDLIRYTHEANTVVYSSNKIDDTIRYLSLHDNKYIRYFPGHSKRVVALSMSPVDDTFISGSLDKTIRLWDLRSPNCQGLMYLQGKPICSFDPEGLSFAAGVNSEMVKLYDLRSFDKGPFATFKMQYDWTCEWTGLKFSNDGKLILISTNGSFIRLIDAFKGVVMHTFGGYANSKTVTLKASFTPDSWFIMIGSENGKIHVWNGESGIKVAVLDGKYTSPITCLQFNPKFMTFASACSNMVFWLPTIDD, from the exons ATGGTCAACTT gaaatcaaataaccctcttaaaattGGGGTATGCAATGGTGAGATGGTCATCTCCAGTAGCGATGATGACTCCATCGTGCTCTATGACTGCCAGGAGGGCAAACCAAATAGAACCCTGTACAGTAAGAAATATGGTGTGGACCTCATCAGATACACCCATGAAGCAAACACAGTCGTTTACAGCTCTAACAAAATAGACGATACTATTCGTTACTTGTCCTTGCATGACAATAAATACATCAGATACTTTCCTGGACACAGCAAGAGGGTGGTGGCCTTGTCCATGTCACCTGTGGATGACactttcatttctgggtctcttGATAAGACCATTCGACTCTGGGATCTCCGTTCTCCTAACTGCCAGGGCCTCATGTATCTACAGGGCAAACCCATTTGTTCCTTTGATCCAGAAGGGTTAAGTTTTGCTGCAGGTGTCAACTCAGAAATGGTCAAACTTTATGACCTTCGTTCTTTTGATAAGGGTCCATTTGCTACCTTTAAGATGCAGTATGATTGGACTTGTGAGTGGACAGGACTTAAGTTCAGCAACGATGGCAAACTGATACTCATCTCCACCAACGGCAGCTTCATCCGCCTCATTGACGCATTTAagggtgtggtgatgcatacATTTGGGGGTTATGCTAATAGCAAAACTGTTACACTCAAAGCTTCGTTTACTCCAGATTCATGGTTTATTATGATTGGTTCAGAAAATGGCAAAATCCATGTGTGGAATGGGGAGAGTGGTATAAAAGTAGCTGTACTGGATGGGAAGTACACCAGCCCCATCACCTGTTTGCAGTTCAACCCCAAGTTTATGACCTTTGCCAGTGCCTGTTCCAACATGGTCTTCTGGTTACCCACTATTGATGACTGA